Proteins co-encoded in one Brassica oleracea var. oleracea cultivar TO1000 chromosome C4, BOL, whole genome shotgun sequence genomic window:
- the LOC106341853 gene encoding uncharacterized protein LOC106341853 isoform X2: MAGDAALQRRTGVWWDLNTCPVPDGFDPRRVRGCIESAVHKQMGHRSKVVIYAMGNLEYISSDLLEEIAYSGIVLVHAPCGGNDFRKLLGEWSQLNPSSPAYTVMLISCNYTMVDPYLFRPTRFTAFCVYPKDSRPVTLDQQPVAQKVFVGEFVWETLLNDNITCEMMTVDEDEPLCICDICDDTFEICAEFITHLKSEEHIKELSDIVPRDSWYGKPMHFCHVCNYPGYDEYNMLLHNQSEDHHRKKNLAEKMAQEEDCESRKRNPQVDLFYERNKKQSL; the protein is encoded by the exons GTGATGCGGCGTTACAAAGGCGGACGGGAGTGTGGTGGGACCTGAACACGTGTCCGGTTCCCGATGGTTTTGACCCTCGTCGTGTGCGTGGGTGCATAGAATCAGCGGTGCACAAGCAGATGGGTCATCGTTCTAAAGTCGTCATCTATGCCATGGGCAACCTAGAATACATCTCTAGTGACCTCTTGGAAGAGATAGCTTACTCTGGAATCGTTCTTGTCCACGCTCCCTGCG GTGGGAACGACTTCAGAAAGTTACTGGGCGAATGGTCTCAGCTTAACCCATCATCTCCGGCTTATACTGTCATGCTGATATCCTGCAATTATACGATGGTTGATCCTTATCTTTTTCGGCCTACTCGATTCACTGCTTTTTGTGTATATCCAAAAGATAGCCGGCCAGTTACCCTTGACCAGCAGCCAGTAGCTCAGAAAGTTTTTGTGGGAGAGTTTGTCTGGGAAACTTTATTGAATGACAACATCACATGTGAGATGATGACCGTGGATGAAGATGAACCTCTCTGCATTTGCGACATATGCGATGACACTTTCGAAATATGTGCCGAATTCATCACTCATCTCAAGAGTGAAGAACACATAAAGGAG TTGTCTGATATAGTGCCTAGAGACTCCTGGTACGGTAAGCCTATGCATTTTTGCCATGTTTGCAATTATCCCGGCTACGACGAATATAACATGCTCCTCCATAACCAAAGTGAAGATCATCATCGCAAG AAGAATCTGGCTGAGAAAATGGCTCAAGAAGAGGATTGCGAGAGCAGGAAGAGAAATCCACAAGTAGATCTCTTTTACGAGAGAAACAAGAAGCAGTCTCTTTGA
- the LOC106341852 gene encoding PH-interacting protein isoform X1, giving the protein MDWIHKSTPCLDTSSSVPANVPPLQRQDRLACHSSPADVDMDLREVYFLILHFLSNGPCDRTFGHLRDEILEKGLLPRRYHSWWSRTGTCTACADVDDDGISLPLSYDNLVERYPHIEKDHLVNLLKQLILNPPFPSHLRVEGSTLNAADVPTLLGSGSFSLVDHKIIESQKASHVASYLRWPHMHADQVRGLSLREIGGGFRKHHRAPSIISACHAIAKPSTMVQKMQNIKKLRGHRNAVYCAIFDRSGRYVITGSDDRLVKIWSMETALCLASCRGHEGDITDLAVSSNNALVASASNDFVIRVWRLPDGMPISVLRGHTGAVTAIAFSPRQASVYQLLSSSDDGTCRIWDARYSQCLPRIYVPNPLDAGTGKSNFPSSNAASTSNASKSHQILCCAYNANGTIFVTGSSDSNARVWSASKSNLDDAEQPTHELDVLRGHENDVNYVQFSGCAVAPRSSTSETLREDSYPKFKNSWFCHDNIVTCSRDGSAIIWTPRSRKFHGKSGRWTKGYHLKVPPPPLPPQPPRGGPRQRLLPTPRGVNMIIWSLDNRFVLAAIMDCRICVWNAADGSLVHCLTGHSESSYVLDVHPFNPRIAMSAGYDGKTIIWDIWEGIPIKVYDIGRFKLVDGKFSQDGTSIVLSDEVGQIYFLNTGQGESQKAAKYDQFFLGDYRPLIRDTNGHVLDQETQLLPHRRNLQDLLCDSSMIPYPEPDQTMFQQRRLGALGVEWRPSSIKFSVGPDFSLGQDYIMPPLADLDRLIEPLPEFIDAMYWEPEHEVLSDDNDSEYNAEVSSDGAKASPCSNSSNELECSSEDSDMENIYENNYNRKRRRQHPRADVATSSGRRDKRILDEVDSSEFGKKRIKNRRIGVKASKRRYSDVKESRPQRAAAQNARSLLSKISGSSSDEADDSSSSDSDRSASPLQQLEKPSQKLESLSNDKQKKRLIVKISVKKPTESVESKRGVMSQADLEHVSSKSLEDNHKVIGIYSREAGSSSVDAKGASWCQDMPHSMSTPQREKANNHLIKSSDQDQNMCKWREEIPLCESTKLTESENIVEAQTSNGDDDDLSIVEPFSVQRRHCDVDTSTEAEEIIPKKVRRLRLKLRHPSSPLKIEPDEVADDFGDGGEGLASIAPSSTNPVMDSEPVRDNVRNSPAHNAEFGEATADVIRRKRSMRLKATSSQSSARNSVLRLRSGSGSVDKVKKQEVPSTSAYDGASLQEWPSTSRSRSASTSKQSLNTGIRLNNVSRKVSWLMLSEHEESCRYIPQLGDEVVYFKQGHKEFLESRELNDSDRSRYLPRNLGAVEFCKVEKLNYDTYPGSGESCCKMTLRVLDSSSSHASRKEFQLTLPDLINFPDFIVEKTRYDAAMKTNWEVGDECRVWWRNESSEGGAWWDGRIESSQVKSPNFPDSPWERYKVVYETGDTNLHSPWEFDNPQFPWENSTMDEEPREKLLSLFAGLVKSISKHQDSYGIQKLNEAAQKMDFCNRFPVPLYPELIHQRVENRYYRSMGSFKHDVDAMLSNAESYFGTNSHMRSKIKRLRDKITKTLRKVSHSC; this is encoded by the exons ATGGATTGGATTCACAAATCTACTCCTTGTTTGGACACTTCCAGTTCAGTTCCAGCAAATGTTCCTCCTCTTCAGCGACAGGATAGACTTGCTTGCCATTCTTCGCCAGCCGATGTAGATATGGACCTTAGGGAAGTCTATTTCCTTATACTGCATTTTCTTTCCAACGGCCCCTGCGATCGAACCTTTGGGCATCTGAGAGATGAAATTTTGGAAAAGGGGCTTTTGCCCCGTAGATATCACTCCTGGTGGTCAAGAACTGGCACTTGCACTGCCTGTGCTGACGTTGATGATGATGGCATCTCGCTCCCTTTGAGTTATGATAACTTAGTAGAGAG GTATCCTCATATTGAAAAGGATCACTTGGTGAACCTTCTCAAACAACTGATTTTAAACCCACCTTTTCCTTCACACCTTAGAGTTGAAGGAAGTACTCTCAATGCTGCTGATGTTCCTACGCTATTGGGATCTGGCTCCTTTTCACTTGTCGATC ATAAAATTATAGAGTCTCAGAAAGCTAGCCATGTTGCATCATACTTACGCTGGCCGCATATGCATGCCGATCAAGTGCGTGGCCTAAGTCTTAGAGAAATTGGAGGAGGTTTCAGAAAACACCACCGTGCTCCGTCCATTATTTCAGCATGTCATGCCATTGCAAAACCATCTACAATGGTTCAAAAGATGCAAAATATAAAGAAGCTCAGAGGACATCGTAATGCTGTTTACTGCG CTATATTTGATCGTTCTGGAAGATATGTTATCACTGGTTCCGATGACCGGCTTGTCAAAATTTGGTCAATGGAAACTGCGCTTTGCTTGGCTAGCTGCCGCGGCCACGAA GGTGACATTACAGACTTGGCCGTTAGTTCAAACAATGCTTTGGTTGCATCAGCGTCAAACGATTTTGTGATTCGAGTT TGGAGGTTGCCTGATGGAATGCCAATTTCTGTATTGCGGGGACATACTGGAGCTGTTACTGCGATTGCATTCAGTCCCAGACAGGCGTCGGTTTACCAACTTTTATC GTCATCAGATGATGGAACCTGTCGGATCTGGGATGCTAGGTACTCTCAGTGCCTTCCTCGAATCTATGTTCCAAATCCGTTGGATGCTGGCACTG GAAAAAGCAATTTTCCATCTTCTAACGCGGCATCTACAAGCAATGCATCAAAGAGTCATCAAATACTATGTTGTGCGTACAATGCTAATGGAACCATTTTCGTCACGGGTAGCTCTGACAGCAATGCGAGG GTTTGGAGTGCCTCAAAATCTAACTTGGATGATGCTGAACAGCCGACTCATGAGCTAGATGTTCTACGTGGCCATGAGAATGATGTCAATTATGTCCAGTTTAG TGGCTGTGCTGTGGCTCCAAGATCTTCTACATCTGAGACTCTGAGGGAAGATAGTTACCCAAAGTTTAAGAATTCCTG GTTTTGTCATGACAACATAGTAACCTGCTCTCGTGATGGTAGTGCAATTATTTGGACACCAAGATCACGTAAATTCCAT GGGAAGTCTGGACGCTGGACGAAAGGATATCATTTGAAGGTTCCACCTCCTCCACTTCCTCCACAACCTCCTCGAGGAGGGCCACGCCAGAGGCTTCTTCCAACACCACGGGGTGTCAATATGATTATATGGAGCCTGGATAATCGTTTCGTACTTGCCGCTATCATGG ATTGCAGGATTTGTGTTTGGAATGCTGCTGATGGTAGCTTAGTGCATTGTTTAACAGGTCACAGTGAATCG TCCTATGTCTTGGATGTCCACCCTTTCAATCCACGGATTGCTATGAGCGCCGGCTATGATGGGAAAACAATCATCTGGGAT ATATGGGAGGGTATACCAATCAAAGTATACGATATCGGGCGATTTAAGTTGGTTGATGGAAAGTTTTCACA AGATGGGACATCTATTGTGCTTTCTGATGAAGTTGGCCAGATATATTTTCTAAACACGGGACAAGGAGAGTCTCAAAAAGCTGCTAAATACGACCAG TTCTTCCTTGGTGATTACCGTCCTCTTATTCGAGATACCAATGGACATGTTCTTGATCAG GAGACTCAGCTTCTTCCCCATCGGAGGAACCTTCAAGATCTTCTTTGTGATTCAA GTATGATTCCGTATCCAGAACCTGACCAGACAATGTTTCAGCAACGCAGACTGGGTGCATTAGGAGTCGAATGGCGTCCTTCCTCGATTAAGTTTTCTGTTGGCCCTGACTTTAGTCTAGGTCAAGATTATATTATGCCTCCTTTGGCAGATCTGGATAGATTGATCGAGCCACTGCCTGAGTTTATAGATGCTATGTACTGGGAACCAGAACATGAAGTTCTGAGTGATGACAATGATTCGGAGTACAATGCTGAAGTTTCCTCTGATGGAGCTAAGGCAAGCCCATGTTCCAACTCTTCAAATGAACTTGAGTGCAGTTCCGAGGACAGTGACATGGAAAATATTTACGAAAATAATTATAATCGGAAAAGACGAAGACAACATCCTAGA GCTGATGTGGCTACTTCTTCTGGAAGGCGTGATAAGAGGATTTTGGATGAGGTTGATAGCTCCGAATTTGGAAAAAAGAGAATCAAAAACCGAAGAATTGGCGTGAAGGCTTCAAAAAGAAGATATTCTGATGTCAAGGAATCACGACCGCAAAGAGCAGCCGCGCAAAATGCTCGGTCCTTGCTTTCAAAAATTTCTGGAAGCTCTTCGGATGAAGCTGATGATTCATCCAGTAGTGACTCTGATAGAAGCGCATCACCTTTGCAACAGTTGGAAAAGCCATCTCAGAAGCTGGAATCTCTTTCAAATGACAAACAAAAGAAAAGATTGATTGTAAAGATTTCGGTTAAGAAGCCAACAGAGTCTGTGGAAAGCAAGAGAGGTGTAATGAGTCAAGCTGATTTGGAGCATGTTTCTTCGAAATCTTTGGAGGATAATCACAAAGTAATTGGTATATACTCTAGAGAAGCTGGGTCAAGTTCTGTAGATGCAAAAGGTGCGTCATGGTGTCAGGATATGCCCCATTCTATGAGTACGCCACAGAGAGAAAAGGCCAATAATCATTTGATTAAATCTTCAGATCAGGACCAGAATATGTGCAAGTGGAGGGAAGAGATTCCTCTTTGTGAATCCACCAAATTAACCGAGTCTGAGAACATTGTAGAAGCTCAAACATCTAATGG GGATGATGATGATTTGTCAATTGTTGAACCATTCTCTGTTCAGCGAAGACATTGTGATGTAGATACTTCCACGGAAGCCGAGGAGATTATTCCAAAGAAAGTTCGACGACTGAGATTAAAGCTTCGGCACCCCAGCAGTCCTCTAAAAATAGAGCCTGATGAGGTAGCAGATGATTTTGGAGATGGTGGAGAAGGTCTTGCATCCATAGCTCCCTCTTCCACGAATCCTGTTATGGATTCTGAACCTGTGAGAGATAATGTTAGAAACTCTCCTGCTCACAACGCTGAGTTTGGAGAAGCTACAGCCGATGTGATACGTAGGAAGAGATCTATGAGACTGAAGGCCACTTCAAGTCAGTCTAGTGCAAGAAACAGTGTATTACGTTTGAGGTCAGGCTCTGGATCTGTAGATAAAGTAAAGAAACAAGAAGTTCCTTCCACAAGCGCGTATGATGGTGCATCACTTCAAGAATGGCCTTCTACTTCAAGGTCCCGGTCTGCAAGTACCAGCAAACAAAGTCTTAATACTGGGATAAGGTTGAATAATGTATCTAGGAAAGTCTCATGGTTGATGTTGTCAGAACACGAGGAAAGCTGCCGCTATATACCCCAGCTAGGGGATGAAGTTGTTTACTTCAAGCAG GGACATAAAGAGTTCCTTGAAAGTAGAGAATTAAATGACAGCGACCGATCAAGGTACCTTCCACGAAACCTAGGAGCGGTAGAGTTTTGTAAAGTCGAGAAACTCAACTACGATACATATCCTGGTTCTGGCGAGAGCTGCTGCAAAATGACTCTCAGGGTTCTGGATTCTTCTTCATCGCATGCCTCTCGGAAAGAGTTCCAACTAACACTGCCTGACCTCATTAATTTTCCGGATTTTATTGTGGAGAAGACTCGATACGATGCTGCAATGAAAACAAACTGGGAAGTCGGGGATGAATGCCGTGTGTGGTGGAGAAACGAGTCCAGTGAAGGCGGTGCTTGGTGGGATGGAAGGATCGAGTCTTCACAGGTTAAGTCCCCTAACTTCCCAGACAGTCCATGGGAGAGATACAAAGTTGTCTATGAAACTGGGGACACGAATCTCCACAGCCCCTGGGAGTTTGACAATCCCCAGTTTCCTTGGGAAAACTCTACCATGGACGAAGAGCCAAGAGAGAAACTACTTTCTTTATTTGCTGGACTAGTGAAGTCAATCAGCAAGCATCAG GATAGTTATGGAATCCAAAAGCTAAACGAAGCTGCTCAAAAGATGGATTTCTGCAATAG GTTCCCAGTTCCTTTATACCCAGAGCTGATTCACCAGAGAGTAGAGAATCGGTACTACAGAAGTATGGGGTCGTTTAAGCACGACGTGGATGCAATGCTGTCAAACGCTGAATCTTATTTTGGTACAAACTCACATATGCGTTCTAAGATAAAGCGGCTCCGAGATAAAATCACAAAAACGTTGAGAAAGGTTTCACATAGTTGTTGA
- the LOC106341852 gene encoding PH-interacting protein isoform X2 — translation MDWIHKSTPCLDTSSSVPANVPPLQRQDRLACHSSPADVDMDLREVYFLILHFLSNGPCDRTFGHLRDEILEKGLLPRRYHSWWSRTGTCTACADVDDDGISLPLSYDNLVERYPHIEKDHLVNLLKQLILNPPFPSHLRVEGSTLNAADVPTLLGSGSFSLVDQSQKASHVASYLRWPHMHADQVRGLSLREIGGGFRKHHRAPSIISACHAIAKPSTMVQKMQNIKKLRGHRNAVYCAIFDRSGRYVITGSDDRLVKIWSMETALCLASCRGHEGDITDLAVSSNNALVASASNDFVIRVWRLPDGMPISVLRGHTGAVTAIAFSPRQASVYQLLSSSDDGTCRIWDARYSQCLPRIYVPNPLDAGTGKSNFPSSNAASTSNASKSHQILCCAYNANGTIFVTGSSDSNARVWSASKSNLDDAEQPTHELDVLRGHENDVNYVQFSGCAVAPRSSTSETLREDSYPKFKNSWFCHDNIVTCSRDGSAIIWTPRSRKFHGKSGRWTKGYHLKVPPPPLPPQPPRGGPRQRLLPTPRGVNMIIWSLDNRFVLAAIMDCRICVWNAADGSLVHCLTGHSESSYVLDVHPFNPRIAMSAGYDGKTIIWDIWEGIPIKVYDIGRFKLVDGKFSQDGTSIVLSDEVGQIYFLNTGQGESQKAAKYDQFFLGDYRPLIRDTNGHVLDQETQLLPHRRNLQDLLCDSSMIPYPEPDQTMFQQRRLGALGVEWRPSSIKFSVGPDFSLGQDYIMPPLADLDRLIEPLPEFIDAMYWEPEHEVLSDDNDSEYNAEVSSDGAKASPCSNSSNELECSSEDSDMENIYENNYNRKRRRQHPRADVATSSGRRDKRILDEVDSSEFGKKRIKNRRIGVKASKRRYSDVKESRPQRAAAQNARSLLSKISGSSSDEADDSSSSDSDRSASPLQQLEKPSQKLESLSNDKQKKRLIVKISVKKPTESVESKRGVMSQADLEHVSSKSLEDNHKVIGIYSREAGSSSVDAKGASWCQDMPHSMSTPQREKANNHLIKSSDQDQNMCKWREEIPLCESTKLTESENIVEAQTSNGDDDDLSIVEPFSVQRRHCDVDTSTEAEEIIPKKVRRLRLKLRHPSSPLKIEPDEVADDFGDGGEGLASIAPSSTNPVMDSEPVRDNVRNSPAHNAEFGEATADVIRRKRSMRLKATSSQSSARNSVLRLRSGSGSVDKVKKQEVPSTSAYDGASLQEWPSTSRSRSASTSKQSLNTGIRLNNVSRKVSWLMLSEHEESCRYIPQLGDEVVYFKQGHKEFLESRELNDSDRSRYLPRNLGAVEFCKVEKLNYDTYPGSGESCCKMTLRVLDSSSSHASRKEFQLTLPDLINFPDFIVEKTRYDAAMKTNWEVGDECRVWWRNESSEGGAWWDGRIESSQVKSPNFPDSPWERYKVVYETGDTNLHSPWEFDNPQFPWENSTMDEEPREKLLSLFAGLVKSISKHQDSYGIQKLNEAAQKMDFCNRFPVPLYPELIHQRVENRYYRSMGSFKHDVDAMLSNAESYFGTNSHMRSKIKRLRDKITKTLRKVSHSC, via the exons ATGGATTGGATTCACAAATCTACTCCTTGTTTGGACACTTCCAGTTCAGTTCCAGCAAATGTTCCTCCTCTTCAGCGACAGGATAGACTTGCTTGCCATTCTTCGCCAGCCGATGTAGATATGGACCTTAGGGAAGTCTATTTCCTTATACTGCATTTTCTTTCCAACGGCCCCTGCGATCGAACCTTTGGGCATCTGAGAGATGAAATTTTGGAAAAGGGGCTTTTGCCCCGTAGATATCACTCCTGGTGGTCAAGAACTGGCACTTGCACTGCCTGTGCTGACGTTGATGATGATGGCATCTCGCTCCCTTTGAGTTATGATAACTTAGTAGAGAG GTATCCTCATATTGAAAAGGATCACTTGGTGAACCTTCTCAAACAACTGATTTTAAACCCACCTTTTCCTTCACACCTTAGAGTTGAAGGAAGTACTCTCAATGCTGCTGATGTTCCTACGCTATTGGGATCTGGCTCCTTTTCACTTGTCGATC AGTCTCAGAAAGCTAGCCATGTTGCATCATACTTACGCTGGCCGCATATGCATGCCGATCAAGTGCGTGGCCTAAGTCTTAGAGAAATTGGAGGAGGTTTCAGAAAACACCACCGTGCTCCGTCCATTATTTCAGCATGTCATGCCATTGCAAAACCATCTACAATGGTTCAAAAGATGCAAAATATAAAGAAGCTCAGAGGACATCGTAATGCTGTTTACTGCG CTATATTTGATCGTTCTGGAAGATATGTTATCACTGGTTCCGATGACCGGCTTGTCAAAATTTGGTCAATGGAAACTGCGCTTTGCTTGGCTAGCTGCCGCGGCCACGAA GGTGACATTACAGACTTGGCCGTTAGTTCAAACAATGCTTTGGTTGCATCAGCGTCAAACGATTTTGTGATTCGAGTT TGGAGGTTGCCTGATGGAATGCCAATTTCTGTATTGCGGGGACATACTGGAGCTGTTACTGCGATTGCATTCAGTCCCAGACAGGCGTCGGTTTACCAACTTTTATC GTCATCAGATGATGGAACCTGTCGGATCTGGGATGCTAGGTACTCTCAGTGCCTTCCTCGAATCTATGTTCCAAATCCGTTGGATGCTGGCACTG GAAAAAGCAATTTTCCATCTTCTAACGCGGCATCTACAAGCAATGCATCAAAGAGTCATCAAATACTATGTTGTGCGTACAATGCTAATGGAACCATTTTCGTCACGGGTAGCTCTGACAGCAATGCGAGG GTTTGGAGTGCCTCAAAATCTAACTTGGATGATGCTGAACAGCCGACTCATGAGCTAGATGTTCTACGTGGCCATGAGAATGATGTCAATTATGTCCAGTTTAG TGGCTGTGCTGTGGCTCCAAGATCTTCTACATCTGAGACTCTGAGGGAAGATAGTTACCCAAAGTTTAAGAATTCCTG GTTTTGTCATGACAACATAGTAACCTGCTCTCGTGATGGTAGTGCAATTATTTGGACACCAAGATCACGTAAATTCCAT GGGAAGTCTGGACGCTGGACGAAAGGATATCATTTGAAGGTTCCACCTCCTCCACTTCCTCCACAACCTCCTCGAGGAGGGCCACGCCAGAGGCTTCTTCCAACACCACGGGGTGTCAATATGATTATATGGAGCCTGGATAATCGTTTCGTACTTGCCGCTATCATGG ATTGCAGGATTTGTGTTTGGAATGCTGCTGATGGTAGCTTAGTGCATTGTTTAACAGGTCACAGTGAATCG TCCTATGTCTTGGATGTCCACCCTTTCAATCCACGGATTGCTATGAGCGCCGGCTATGATGGGAAAACAATCATCTGGGAT ATATGGGAGGGTATACCAATCAAAGTATACGATATCGGGCGATTTAAGTTGGTTGATGGAAAGTTTTCACA AGATGGGACATCTATTGTGCTTTCTGATGAAGTTGGCCAGATATATTTTCTAAACACGGGACAAGGAGAGTCTCAAAAAGCTGCTAAATACGACCAG TTCTTCCTTGGTGATTACCGTCCTCTTATTCGAGATACCAATGGACATGTTCTTGATCAG GAGACTCAGCTTCTTCCCCATCGGAGGAACCTTCAAGATCTTCTTTGTGATTCAA GTATGATTCCGTATCCAGAACCTGACCAGACAATGTTTCAGCAACGCAGACTGGGTGCATTAGGAGTCGAATGGCGTCCTTCCTCGATTAAGTTTTCTGTTGGCCCTGACTTTAGTCTAGGTCAAGATTATATTATGCCTCCTTTGGCAGATCTGGATAGATTGATCGAGCCACTGCCTGAGTTTATAGATGCTATGTACTGGGAACCAGAACATGAAGTTCTGAGTGATGACAATGATTCGGAGTACAATGCTGAAGTTTCCTCTGATGGAGCTAAGGCAAGCCCATGTTCCAACTCTTCAAATGAACTTGAGTGCAGTTCCGAGGACAGTGACATGGAAAATATTTACGAAAATAATTATAATCGGAAAAGACGAAGACAACATCCTAGA GCTGATGTGGCTACTTCTTCTGGAAGGCGTGATAAGAGGATTTTGGATGAGGTTGATAGCTCCGAATTTGGAAAAAAGAGAATCAAAAACCGAAGAATTGGCGTGAAGGCTTCAAAAAGAAGATATTCTGATGTCAAGGAATCACGACCGCAAAGAGCAGCCGCGCAAAATGCTCGGTCCTTGCTTTCAAAAATTTCTGGAAGCTCTTCGGATGAAGCTGATGATTCATCCAGTAGTGACTCTGATAGAAGCGCATCACCTTTGCAACAGTTGGAAAAGCCATCTCAGAAGCTGGAATCTCTTTCAAATGACAAACAAAAGAAAAGATTGATTGTAAAGATTTCGGTTAAGAAGCCAACAGAGTCTGTGGAAAGCAAGAGAGGTGTAATGAGTCAAGCTGATTTGGAGCATGTTTCTTCGAAATCTTTGGAGGATAATCACAAAGTAATTGGTATATACTCTAGAGAAGCTGGGTCAAGTTCTGTAGATGCAAAAGGTGCGTCATGGTGTCAGGATATGCCCCATTCTATGAGTACGCCACAGAGAGAAAAGGCCAATAATCATTTGATTAAATCTTCAGATCAGGACCAGAATATGTGCAAGTGGAGGGAAGAGATTCCTCTTTGTGAATCCACCAAATTAACCGAGTCTGAGAACATTGTAGAAGCTCAAACATCTAATGG GGATGATGATGATTTGTCAATTGTTGAACCATTCTCTGTTCAGCGAAGACATTGTGATGTAGATACTTCCACGGAAGCCGAGGAGATTATTCCAAAGAAAGTTCGACGACTGAGATTAAAGCTTCGGCACCCCAGCAGTCCTCTAAAAATAGAGCCTGATGAGGTAGCAGATGATTTTGGAGATGGTGGAGAAGGTCTTGCATCCATAGCTCCCTCTTCCACGAATCCTGTTATGGATTCTGAACCTGTGAGAGATAATGTTAGAAACTCTCCTGCTCACAACGCTGAGTTTGGAGAAGCTACAGCCGATGTGATACGTAGGAAGAGATCTATGAGACTGAAGGCCACTTCAAGTCAGTCTAGTGCAAGAAACAGTGTATTACGTTTGAGGTCAGGCTCTGGATCTGTAGATAAAGTAAAGAAACAAGAAGTTCCTTCCACAAGCGCGTATGATGGTGCATCACTTCAAGAATGGCCTTCTACTTCAAGGTCCCGGTCTGCAAGTACCAGCAAACAAAGTCTTAATACTGGGATAAGGTTGAATAATGTATCTAGGAAAGTCTCATGGTTGATGTTGTCAGAACACGAGGAAAGCTGCCGCTATATACCCCAGCTAGGGGATGAAGTTGTTTACTTCAAGCAG GGACATAAAGAGTTCCTTGAAAGTAGAGAATTAAATGACAGCGACCGATCAAGGTACCTTCCACGAAACCTAGGAGCGGTAGAGTTTTGTAAAGTCGAGAAACTCAACTACGATACATATCCTGGTTCTGGCGAGAGCTGCTGCAAAATGACTCTCAGGGTTCTGGATTCTTCTTCATCGCATGCCTCTCGGAAAGAGTTCCAACTAACACTGCCTGACCTCATTAATTTTCCGGATTTTATTGTGGAGAAGACTCGATACGATGCTGCAATGAAAACAAACTGGGAAGTCGGGGATGAATGCCGTGTGTGGTGGAGAAACGAGTCCAGTGAAGGCGGTGCTTGGTGGGATGGAAGGATCGAGTCTTCACAGGTTAAGTCCCCTAACTTCCCAGACAGTCCATGGGAGAGATACAAAGTTGTCTATGAAACTGGGGACACGAATCTCCACAGCCCCTGGGAGTTTGACAATCCCCAGTTTCCTTGGGAAAACTCTACCATGGACGAAGAGCCAAGAGAGAAACTACTTTCTTTATTTGCTGGACTAGTGAAGTCAATCAGCAAGCATCAG GATAGTTATGGAATCCAAAAGCTAAACGAAGCTGCTCAAAAGATGGATTTCTGCAATAG GTTCCCAGTTCCTTTATACCCAGAGCTGATTCACCAGAGAGTAGAGAATCGGTACTACAGAAGTATGGGGTCGTTTAAGCACGACGTGGATGCAATGCTGTCAAACGCTGAATCTTATTTTGGTACAAACTCACATATGCGTTCTAAGATAAAGCGGCTCCGAGATAAAATCACAAAAACGTTGAGAAAGGTTTCACATAGTTGTTGA
- the LOC106341853 gene encoding uncharacterized protein LOC106341853 isoform X1 — protein sequence MAGGGGDAALQRRTGVWWDLNTCPVPDGFDPRRVRGCIESAVHKQMGHRSKVVIYAMGNLEYISSDLLEEIAYSGIVLVHAPCGGNDFRKLLGEWSQLNPSSPAYTVMLISCNYTMVDPYLFRPTRFTAFCVYPKDSRPVTLDQQPVAQKVFVGEFVWETLLNDNITCEMMTVDEDEPLCICDICDDTFEICAEFITHLKSEEHIKELSDIVPRDSWYGKPMHFCHVCNYPGYDEYNMLLHNQSEDHHRKKNLAEKMAQEEDCESRKRNPQVDLFYERNKKQSL from the exons GTGATGCGGCGTTACAAAGGCGGACGGGAGTGTGGTGGGACCTGAACACGTGTCCGGTTCCCGATGGTTTTGACCCTCGTCGTGTGCGTGGGTGCATAGAATCAGCGGTGCACAAGCAGATGGGTCATCGTTCTAAAGTCGTCATCTATGCCATGGGCAACCTAGAATACATCTCTAGTGACCTCTTGGAAGAGATAGCTTACTCTGGAATCGTTCTTGTCCACGCTCCCTGCG GTGGGAACGACTTCAGAAAGTTACTGGGCGAATGGTCTCAGCTTAACCCATCATCTCCGGCTTATACTGTCATGCTGATATCCTGCAATTATACGATGGTTGATCCTTATCTTTTTCGGCCTACTCGATTCACTGCTTTTTGTGTATATCCAAAAGATAGCCGGCCAGTTACCCTTGACCAGCAGCCAGTAGCTCAGAAAGTTTTTGTGGGAGAGTTTGTCTGGGAAACTTTATTGAATGACAACATCACATGTGAGATGATGACCGTGGATGAAGATGAACCTCTCTGCATTTGCGACATATGCGATGACACTTTCGAAATATGTGCCGAATTCATCACTCATCTCAAGAGTGAAGAACACATAAAGGAG TTGTCTGATATAGTGCCTAGAGACTCCTGGTACGGTAAGCCTATGCATTTTTGCCATGTTTGCAATTATCCCGGCTACGACGAATATAACATGCTCCTCCATAACCAAAGTGAAGATCATCATCGCAAG AAGAATCTGGCTGAGAAAATGGCTCAAGAAGAGGATTGCGAGAGCAGGAAGAGAAATCCACAAGTAGATCTCTTTTACGAGAGAAACAAGAAGCAGTCTCTTTGA